The genomic segment GTATTGGTGGTGGACAGGGTATTGCTGCTATTTTTGAAAGACTCTAGTCCCTAAAAAGAGTGCATGAATAAAATCTCGACCAATACACATTGGCCGGGATTTTATTCTTTGAAGGGGCCACTGAAGTCGCTCTCACGTTGATTTTAAACATAAATTGCCCTACCACTCTTCTCGTTCAGGAGGGGAAAGGATCATCAATTTTGACTAAAGAGGCTCTCGAAGGATTTGCTCGGTAATGATTTTGGCGCTACCAGCACTTAGCGTCCAGCCTAAAGTTCCGTGACCGGTATTAAAATAAAGCCCAGGTAATTTAGACTCACCAATATAAGGGTATCCAGAGGGCGTTACAGGTCGCAATCCTGTCCACGCGTTGAGTTGACTAAAATCTAATCCCTTAGGAAAGTATGCTTGACAACGCCGCACCAGAGAATCAACGCGCTTGTTATTTAATGTATCATCCCAACCAATAAATTCCGCGGTACCAGCAACCCTCAAATAATTACCTAAGCGTGACATGACTATCTTACCTTGATCATCGGTTAAACTGATGTGAGGGATGACAGAGGGATCGGTGATAGGTAGGGTAATGGAATATCCCTTAACTGGGTAGATGGACACCGACAAACCCAGGGGTTTAATAAGAGATATAGTCCTGATTCCTGTACATAAAATAACCCGCCCAGCCTCTAATTGTTCTTGGTTTTCAAGAACAATTCCTTGGATACGTCCTCTGCCACGAACAAAAGACTGAACAGTTGATTGAGTTAGAAACTTACCGCCCTTTGTTATAAAGTCCTGACATAGAGCCTGCGCCCAGGCTCTGGCATCCCCTGAAGCATCTTGAGGACAGTAGGTGGCACCAAAAATCGGTGTTGGACTGTGCTCTAACGCAGGTTCAAGGTGAAACAACTCCGATACACTCAAGGGATAGCGAGCATAGCCTAGGTCATTGATCACCTCTGCGTGATGGATCCCCAGGCGATAGGCTTCTTGCGTCGCATAAAGATGGATAATTCCTTTGTTTTGCTCAGCATAATCAATGTGTAATGTTTGTTGTAGTTCAAGATGTGCCTCGCGGGAACGCATGGCGAGTTTCAGCAACTGTTTCAAGTTATGATGATATCGTTGCGTCGTACCTTCACGCAAAAAGGAAAAGGCCCAGCGCCATTGGGCGAGGTCCCACCTTAAGCGAAACAAAATAGGAGATGTCTCGTCCCATAACGCGCGAAAGATCTGGGGGTAAGTGTCTTTAGAAGCCCAAGGCTCCACATGTCCATAGGAGAGTTGTGAACCATTGGCAAAGGAGGTTTCTTGTGCTGGGGCAGTGTTGTGATCCACAAGTGTCACAGTAAAACCAGCCTGTTGCAGATACCAAGCTGTATGGACTCCCACAATCCCTGCTCCAACAACAATAATTGATGAGGTACGACTCATATTATTAATATCAATGGGTTATTAGCTTTGTTTAATCTATTATTGTAGCAAACACTAAAAAGACTGAGTCCGTTATAATGAATGTTTTTTTGAAGGGGGAGACTGATAATGATTTTAGATCGTGTACCAGCAGGTAAAGATGTTCCTAATGATATTAATGTCATCATTGAAATTCCAATGAATGGCAGTCCTATTAAATATGAACTAGATAAAGAAACTGGTGCCATGTTCGTCGATCGATTTATGTCTACCGCCATGCATTATCCTTGTAATTATGGCTATATTCCTCAAACTCTGTCCGAAGACGGAGATCCTGTGGATGTGTTGGTGATCACTCCGATTCCTTTAATCACTGGCGTAGTAGTTCGTTGTCGTCCCATTGGTATGTTGAAAATGACTGACGAGGCTGGGGTGGATGCGAAACTGTTGGCTGTACCGGTAACTAAGTTATGTAATATTTATGATGCCATTCAAGAGCCTGCAGATCTTCCCGCTCTGACATTAAAACAAATCGCTCACTTCTTCGAGCATTATAAGGATCTTGAGGTCGGTAAATGGGTGAAAGTGGAAGGGTGGGAAGGCGTTGAGGCTGCCAGAGCAGAGATCTTGGCTGGGATAAAGAACTACTCCAAATAGAGGAAAACTTTATTCGGAGGCCTGTATGGGGATGATTGGCCTCCCGTCAGCTGTTTTAGGTATATCTTTCTTCCAAGCATGGCCATAGTTGATTTCAACGGTGACATCTAAGGTTGATCTCTGTTGATATTGAAGTTTTAATAACTCCCTTAGCCAAGGAGTGGGTCTTTTTAAGCTCTGTACCCGCTCCATGGCATAACCCAAATAAGTATAA from the Ferrovum sp. JA12 genome contains:
- a CDS encoding D-amino acid dehydrogenase gives rise to the protein MSRTSSIIVVGAGIVGVHTAWYLQQAGFTVTLVDHNTAPAQETSFANGSQLSYGHVEPWASKDTYPQIFRALWDETSPILFRLRWDLAQWRWAFSFLREGTTQRYHHNLKQLLKLAMRSREAHLELQQTLHIDYAEQNKGIIHLYATQEAYRLGIHHAEVINDLGYARYPLSVSELFHLEPALEHSPTPIFGATYCPQDASGDARAWAQALCQDFITKGGKFLTQSTVQSFVRGRGRIQGIVLENQEQLEAGRVILCTGIRTISLIKPLGLSVSIYPVKGYSITLPITDPSVIPHISLTDDQGKIVMSRLGNYLRVAGTAEFIGWDDTLNNKRVDSLVRRCQAYFPKGLDFSQLNAWTGLRPVTPSGYPYIGESKLPGLYFNTGHGTLGWTLSAGSAKIITEQILREPL
- the ppa gene encoding inorganic diphosphatase — its product is MILDRVPAGKDVPNDINVIIEIPMNGSPIKYELDKETGAMFVDRFMSTAMHYPCNYGYIPQTLSEDGDPVDVLVITPIPLITGVVVRCRPIGMLKMTDEAGVDAKLLAVPVTKLCNIYDAIQEPADLPALTLKQIAHFFEHYKDLEVGKWVKVEGWEGVEAARAEILAGIKNYSK